In a single window of the Fusarium falciforme chromosome 3, complete sequence genome:
- a CDS encoding Eukaryotic translation initiation factor 1A, Y-chromosomal, producing the protein MPKNKGKGGKNRRRGTKENDDQRRELTFKEDGQEYAQVVKMLGNGRLEALCFDGSKRLANIRGKMRKKVWINQGDIILLSLRDFQDNKGDVILKYTADEARTLKSYGELPENAKINETDSFGQGEDGEAYFEFGDADSEEESDAGPGGKKEVDIDDI; encoded by the exons ATGCCTAAGAACAAGGGAAAG GGCGGCAAGAACCGCAGACGTGGTACCAAGGAGAACGATGACCAGCGCCGAGAGCTCACCTTCAAGGAGGATGGCCAGGAGTACGCCCAGGTCGTGAAGATGCTCGGCAACGGTCGTCTCGAGGCCCTGTGCTTTGACGGCAGCAAGCGTCTCGCCAAC ATCCGCGGCAAGATGCGCAAGAAGGTCTGGATCAACCAGGGCGACAttatcctcctctccctccgcGACTTCCAGGACAACAAGGGCGACGTCATCCTCAAGTACACGGCCGACGAGGCTCGTACCCTCAAGTCCTACGGCGAGCTCCCCGAGAACGCAAAGATCAACGAGACCGACTCGTTCGGCCAGggcgaggacggcgaggCCTACTTCGAGTTCGGCGACGCCGACTCGGAGGAGGAGTCCGACGCCGGCCCCGGCGGCAAGAAGGAGGTCGACATCGACGACATTTAA